DNA sequence from the Hoylesella buccalis ATCC 35310 genome:
AGTATCAATCCCTGTTTGTCGTCCACTTTAATATTTAAAATGAAATAGACATCTTGTCCAAGGCCCTCGAGCTTTGGACTTTTTTTTGCCTTGAGTCCATTTCTATCGAATTGTTAGTCGCAAGGTTGTTTTTTGCGAATATTCTTTGCTGGTCTTGTTGAAAAGTCATACCTTTGCCGTCGGTTTACAAACAGTAAGCTAAGGGTGCTCACTTTTATTCGTGGGCTGAGAACAAACCTTCTGACCTGATCTGGGTAATACCAGCGTAGGAATTGACCAAGAAGCCAAGTGGGCGAAGTTCTTCAACAGTAAAACTTTGCACTTGCTCTCTCCCTTATTCATTTATTTTTTTGATCGCTAAAAAAAACAATGAAAAAGTTTTTATGGGCAGCGTTTGCGATGACTGCCGCCAATGTGTATGCGGTGCAACCTATTGACACCTTGCATACTTACGAGTTACAGGATGTACAAGTAATTTCTACTCGTGCCAACAAGAAAACGCCTATGGCGCATTCGGACTTGTCACAAAAGCAAATCAAGCAGATGAACCATGGCAAGGACATTCCATTCTTGTTGTCTACGTTGCCATCGATTACCCTTACTTCCGATGCAGGTAATGGTATTGGGTACACCTCCTTGCGTGTGCGTGGCATCGATCCCTCGCGTGTGAACATTACTGCAAACGGTATTCCGATGAACGATGCCGAGAGTGCAACCCTCTTCTGGGTGAACATGAGCGACTTTGCCTCGAGTGTGCAGAGCATGCAGCTGCAACGAGGAGCTGGTACGTCTACCAATGGTGCGGGTGCTTTTGGTGCTACCTTGAACATGCAAACCGAGAACATCGGTACCAAACCATTCTTCGGTATCGACCTTTCGGGCGGCAGTTACGGTTCGCACAAGGAGACTTTGCGCTTCGGAACAGGACTTATCGGGGGACATTGGGGCATACAAGGACGCCTTTCAGATATCGGTAGCGACGGCTATTTGGACCGAGCTTCCACCAAACTCAATTCGTATTTCATCCAAGCGGGCTATTTCTCGGACAACACCATGGTGAAGTTTGTCACCTTCAATGGCATGGAGCGTACTTATCACGCATGGAACTACGCTTCCAAGTACGAACAAAGTCTGTACGGACGCACCTACAATTCGTGCGGTGAGTATTCCGATGCCGAGGGCAAGGTGAAATATTACGACGGACAAACGGATAACTACCATCAGCAAAACTACCAGCTGCATTGGAGTCAACTACTTGGTGACCAATGGAAACTCAACGTTGCCTTGCATTATACTAAGGGTGACGGATACTACGAGCAGTACAAAGGAAAAGGCAATTGGTATCAATATCATCTGTCTAAAGACACCAAGTTGTTGGGCGACTTAGTGCGCCAAAAGAAGATGGACAACGATTTTTATGGTGCTGTAGGTTCCATTAACTATGACAACAAGCGTGGTTTGACAGCCAACATCGGTGGCGGTTGGAACAAATATGTGGGCGGCCACTTTGGAAAAGTCATTTGGACGGGTGCCCCTTTCTATCAGATAGAAGATGCCAACGGCAATAAGAAGAAGGTGTATCAGATGGGACCCTCCACATTGGAGCCTGATAACGAGTATTACAACAACGATGCCAAGAAGGTGGACGGCAATGTTTACGGAAAGGTAAACTGGGAGTTCGTAAAGGGTTTGAGTGCCTTTGCCGACTTACAATATCGTCATGTGGGCATTAAGATGACAGGTCCTTCCGATGCATGGGATGACAATAACAAGCAGGTTGTCTTCAATCTTGACCAAAAGTTCAATTTCTTCAATCCTAAGTTTGGACTCAATTATCAGGCTGATGCCAACAACCGCGTGTATGCATCGTATGCCATTGCGCACAAAGAGCCTACCCGCAACAGTTTTGAGCAAAACCTTGACACCAAGTTGGAGGCAGAGAAATTAGGCGATTTGGAAATAGGTTACCAGTTTGCCTGTGCCAAATACAGCGCAGGTGTCAACCTATATTATATGAATTATAGCAATGAATTTGTGCTCACTGGCGAACTGGATGCCATCGGTGAGATGAAGACAAAGAATGCAGGTCGTAGCTATCGCATGGGTATTGAATTGGAATCGGCTTGGCAGCCTGTCGACTGGTTCACTTGGAACGTTAATGCCACCTTCAGCAAGAACCGTGTTAAGGACTGGATGGTGAAGTTGGAAGACAAGAAGAACGTTTCTTTGGGCGACACACCTACCAGCTTTTCTCCAGATCTTATCTTCAACAACATCTTCTCATTCAACTACAAAGGGTTGTCTGCCAATGTTCATACGCAGTATATCGGTGAGCAGTATCTCACCAATACAGGACTGAAAAGCTATCAAACCAAAGACGACAACCGTCAAGACATTGACGTGAGCATGATGTTGGGCAGCATCTTTACTACCAACCTCAATGTGGCTTACACCTTTGCCTGTCACAAGTTGGGCTTGAAAGAGGCTACCGTTGGCTGTACTGTCTACAACCTTTTCAGTGCCAAATACGACAATAACGGCTGGGCAGCACCTAGTTTTAAGAAGGATGCACAAGGCAACGTCGTAGCTACCTATGGCAAAAACGGACAGTATATGGCTGGCTTTGCGCCACAGGCTCCTATCAACTTTATGGCAAACTTGTCATTGACGTTCTGATAAGAGTTGATGGGAGAGGAGTAGGAGTTTATGGAAGTTATAAGGGAGAAAAGGGAAGTTGATTAAGAGTTAAGGGGAGTTAAGGGGAGTTACGTAGGGAGTTAACGGACATTACCTTATTGATAGAGATAGAAAAAAACAATTTCTGCCTTCCATTGCAAAGCATTTGTCCGATAACTCCCATTAACTCCCCTTGTAACTCCTGTTAACTCCTGACCTAATTCCCTATTTACTCCCTTTAACTCCCATTCTAACAAATAATAACATGACATTCGATTGGTTGGATATAGTCACCACCATTTTGGGACTTGTCTATATCTATTTGGAATATAAAGCTAGCATTTGGCTGTGGATAGTGGGCATCGTGATGCCTGCCATGGACGTGTTTTTGTATTGGAGACACGGTTTGTACGGCGATGCGGGCATGGCAGTATATTACACGCTGGCTGCCATTTATGGATATATTGCATGGAAGTGGGGCAGCAAACTCTTCAATCAAAAAAAGCAAGAACTGCCCATTACGCACATGCCTGGCAAGCATTATTTGCCTACTTTCGCGTTCTTCGCCTTGGCGTGGGGCGTTACTTATTATGTTTTGGTGCGCTTTACCAACAGCAACGTACCTTTGTTAGACAGCTTTACCAATGCACTCAGTTTCGTTGGCTTATGGGCTTTGGCACGCAAGTATGTAGAGCAATGGCTCTTTTGGATTGCGGTCGATGTGGTTTGCACTGCGCTATATGTGTACAAGGGCATTCCTTTCAAGGCAGGACTGTACGGACTTTATGTCGTCATTGCCGTGTTAGGGTACTTCAAGTGGAAGTCGATGATGAAGCAAGCAGCGTCATGAACTATCAGCTCATCAACTCATCAACCAATTTCGACGTGGTGGTTTTAGCGGGCGGAGATTATCCGCAGCATGCCGTTCCCACCCAAATCTTGCAGCAAGCGCCTCGCATTGTGTGTTGCGACAGCGCCATCGAGTTGCTGCATCCCTCGTTATATAATAAGGTGGAAGCCGTGGTTGGCGACGGTGATTCGATGTCTGATGCTGCCAAACTACAATTTCATGACGTGCTGCATGTTGAGCATGAACAGGCAGACAACGACCTTACCAAGGCTACCCGCTATTGTGTCAGCCGCAACTATAGCCGTATCGCCTATTTGGGAGCAACGGGCAAGCGTGAGGATCATACCATGGGAAACATCTCCCTCTTGCTGCGTTATTTTCAAACCTACGGTGTGCAGCCTGTCATGGTGACCGATTACGGCACGTTTGTACCTTGCCATGGCGATTGCACCTTTGAGTCGTTTGCCAAACAGCAAGTAAGTATTTTTAATATTTCATGCCACCGTATCGAAAACAAGGGCTTGCGTTGGCAGTCGTACGCCTATCAAAGTTGGTGGCAAGGTACGCTCAACGAGTCGCTTGCCGATGTCTTTACCCTCCATGCCGATGGCCATTACCTGGTTTATCGCACCCACGAAGCAAAATCGGCCATGCAATAGCCTCGTGTTTCTATTCGGTAATAATGCGCACTTCTGGGCTTTCAAGCAATGATACTCTCTTGTGTTAACAGACCTTTCATTTGTTAAGTCGATTCATTTTATTTGACAAAATAAAATTGCAAAATAGATAAAACAAGGGGATTTTTAAGGTGTTCAAAACCTTAAAAGCATCATCTTTTACCACATTCACATACAACAAATCCGCAATCAGCATGCTATTGCCGCCCAATAGGTATGCTTTTGCCATCCAATTGTTATGCTTTACCTGCCCAATATGCATCATATAGCAGGGCTTTTTTGCACGAAAAAGGGATTTTTCGTACCAAACACATTTTTTTTAGTTTGCATTTCAGGCTCAAAAAACCTATAACCTGCTAATAATCAACTTGCTAATAAAAACTCTCTCATATTTCACATATTTCCGTGACATGAACAGGTTGGTTGAAAAAACGTCCGGCATTTGTGTTAAAAAAGACGTTGCAGCTGAAGAAATCTTACCGAAGAACGTTCCGTTTGAACTAAAAAATGCAAATTATCATTCTTCATTAAAAGCGCTGTGGTTGTAGACAGCAGTCTTCCGTTCGCCCAGCGATGAACCCATACAGCATGTACAGTTGCTGTCTGTACGATAAACATTATAATAATAGATGCATGATTAAATAAAAAACTTATTAAATAACCAACAAATAATTATTAAATATTTTATAATTAAAAAGACATATAAATATAATTATTTATTTGGTTATTCTTAAATATATATTTACCTTTGTCACGGTTCAATACGAACTGTACTCTTTAAATATTAAACCTAACCTAATGAATCGTAGATCTAACCGACTAATGAAAGAAAAACGATCTTATTTTTTGATACTGGTTTTGTATCTCTTCTTTTTGCCCAAATCGCTTTTAGGTGGCAATCTACATCCAGACATTGTCGTAGCAGGAGGTGGTGCCAGTGGCGTATCTGCTGCCTTGCAATCAGCTCGTATGGGTATGCGTGTACTCGTGATTGAGGAAAGTACATGGTTGGGTGGCATGCTAACAAGCGCAGGTGTCAGTGCCATCGACGGAAACTTCAATATGCCTGCTGGCATATTTGGTGAATTTAGGAATCGTCTTGCCCAGCATTACGGCAGTCTTGAAGCCTTGAACACCGGGTGGGTAAGCCGAGTTCTCTTCGAACCCTCGGTAGGCAACCAGGTTTTGAACGACATGGTGGCACAAGAGAAAAATATCGAAGTGTGGAAAGAGAGCAGTATCAGACGCATCAGCAAAAAGCAAGGCGAATGGAACTTGAAGATTAAAAAGCAAGGTAAAAGCGTGATCGTTAAAACACCAATGCTCATTGATGCTACTGAATTAGGAGATGTGGCAGCCAAGTGTGGGGTAGGCTATGATGTTGGCATGGATAGTCGCCATGATACGCAGGAGGATATTGCTTTGGAAAAAGGCAACAATGTTATTCAGGACCTTACCTATGTTGCCATCTTGAAGGATTATAAAAAGGATGTTTCCATGCGAAAGCCGAAGGGTTATGACCCTTCAGTCTTTGCCTGTTGCTGCATCAACCCGCTGTGCATATCCAGCAATGAGCCAAAAAGAATGTGGCCGGCAGACAAGATGATGAGCTATGGACAGCTTCCCAATGGCAAGATTATGCTGAATTGGCCTATCAACGGAAATGACTATTACGTCAATTTGGTGGAAATGTCTGACAAGCAACGCAGACGAGTTTTGAAGAAAGCGAAAGAACATACCTTGTGTTTTCTTTATTTTATTCAGCACGAATTAGGATTCCGTCATATAGGACTTGCCGACGACGAATATCCCACAAAAGATCTTCTGCCTTTCATTCCTTATCATCGTGAATCCAGGAGAATTCATGGAGCGGTTCGGTTTACACTCAATCACATGGTGTCACCTTACAATCAAGCAGCTCCTTTGTACCGAACCAGCATCGCTGTTGGCGACTATCCTGTAGACCATCACCACATGCGCTACAAAGAAAGTCACACGCTGCCCGACATACACTTCTATCCAGTTCCGTCATTTGGGCTGCCGTTAGGAACACTCATTCCACAGGGAGTCGAGGGTTTGATAGTAGCAGAGAAATCCATATCCGTGTCTAATATCGCCAATGGTGCAACACGTTTGCAGCCTGTGGTGATGCAGATAGGTCAGGCAGCTGGTGCATTGGCGGCCCTCTCACTCAAGAAAAGAACGCCTTTATCGGGCGTATCTGTAAGGGATGTGCAAGATGAAATATTGAAGGCGGGCGGATATTTGCTTCCCTATCTGGATGTTCAGAAACAAGATCCTCGATTCATACCTTATCAACACATTGGTTCAACGGGTATTTTGAAAGGGGTTGGCAAAAATGTAGATTGGAAGAATGAAACATGGCTGAGGACCGACCAACCATTAAAAGGACGCGAACTGGAAGGTATGCGTGACATTTTCCCACGATGGAAGCAAACAGGTGCCATGTTGACAGACTCGGTGATGACATTGGGGGACGCATTGCGTGTTATTCAAAACGTAGCTGAGTCAGAGGGAATGCCCATCAAAGCAAATTGGGAACCACTGTTAACGAAATACCATTTTAAGGCAACAGACAAGGCACACGTCATTACACGAGGTGAAATGGCCGTACTGATAGACCAAATGCTCGATCCCTTTCACTGGAAAGAAGTTGACATACAGGGAAATTTCATGAATTAATATTTAAATCATATAGCTATGGATATAGATCAATTGAAAGAATTAGCCGACTTGTACAAAAGTGAATTGCTACAAAGAGTGGTACCTTTTTGGCTTGAGAAGTCACAAGACGAAGAGTATGGTGGATACTTCACATGCTTGGATCGCAAAGGAAATGTTTTTGACACCGACAAATTTATTTGGTTGCAGTGTCGTGAGGTGTGGTTGTTCGCCATGCTATATAACAAGGTAGAGAAAAACGAGGAATGGTTGAACTGTGCCATCCAAGGAGCAGAGTTTTTAAAAAAGCATGGACATGACGGCCAGTACAACTGGTATTTCTCGCTGGATAGGACAGGCAAACCATTGGTTGAGCCTTACAACATCTTCTCGTACACGTTCGCAGCCATGGCTTTCGGACAGCTAAGTTTGGCTACAGGCAATGACGAATATGCCACCATCGCCAAGAAAACGTTCGATATCATTCTGTCGAAGGTAGACAATCCCAAAGGTAAGTGGAACAAGATACATCCGGGAACACGCAACATGAAAAATTTTGCACTGCCCATGATACTCTGCAACTTGGCCTTGGAGATAGAGCATCTTCTTGACGAAAACTATCTACTCGAGACCATGGAAACGTGCATCCATGAAGTGATGGACGTGTTTTACCGACCAGACCTTGGCGGCATCATTGTGGAAAACGTAGGTGCCGACGGCAACTTGGTAGACTGTTTCGAGGGCAGACAGGTAACACCGGGACATGCCATAGAGGCCATGTGGTTTATCATGGACTTGGGCAAACGCTTGGACAGACCCGAACTGATAGAAAAAGCCAAGGACACCGCACTTACCATGTTGGAGTATGGATGGGACAAGGAGTTTGGTGGTCTGTACTATTTCATGGATCGCAATGGCTGTCCTCCCCAGCAATTGGAATGGGATCAGAAGCTGTGGTGGGTACACATCGAAACCCTTATCTCTATGCTCAAGGGCTATCAGCTCACGGGAGACAAGAGGTGTATGGACTGGTTTAAGAAGGTACACGAATATGCATGGACACATTTCAGAGATGACGAGTATGCTGAATGGTACGGATACCTCAACAGGCGCGGCGAAGTGCTGTTGCCATTGAAGGGTGGAAAATGGAAAGGATGTTTCCATGTACCCAGAGGAATGTACCAATGCTGGACCACGTTGGAAGAAATAGTCAAGGCAAACGATACCAAATAAAGCGAACCATGACAAACAGGAGAAACTTTATCAAGCAAATAATGGGTGCCTCAACGCTTGTGATGGGTAGCAAAATACTGTCTTCTTACACCAAGGTGGACAACACTTTTGCCCAGCACGAGGATGGTGAGACTTTTGCTACACCGCACGCCATGAAGGGCATGCCTATTAAAGCTACATTTCTGGATGAGATAAGTTGGGACATTCCACACCAAAACTGGGGCAAGAAAGAATGGGATCAAGACTTCAAGGCCATGAAAAAGATGGGCATCAACACGGTTGTTCTCATCCGTGCTGGACTGGGAAAGTGGATTGCCGCACCATTCTCAACTCTCATCGGTAAAGAAGATGTATATTATCCGCCAGTTGATTTGGTAGAAATGTTCTTGACACTCGCCGACAAGTATCGCATGAATTTCTTCTTCGGCATGTATGATTCCGGCAAGTATTGGCAAGAGGGGCTGTTTCAAAAAGAGATAGACCTGAACCTAAGCTTGATAGATGAAGTGTGGGCCAAATATGGTAAGCATCCCTCTTTCAAGGGATGGTATCTGTCACAAGAAATCAGTCGCCGAACAAAGAACATGTCACGCATATATGCAGAGGTTGGCAAGCACGCCAAAGCCGTGTCGGGCAACCTCACGACCATGGTTTCGCCCTATATTCACGGCGTGAAGACCGACCAAGTGATGAGTGGCGACAAGGCTCTCACCGTGAGAGAACATGAAGAGGAATGGAACGAGATTTTGGGCAACGTCAAGGGTGCTGTGGATATCTTGGCATTTCAAGACGGCCAGGTAGACTATGGCGAACTGTACGATTATCTTGTGGTGAACAAAAAATTGGCAGACAGATACGGAATGAAATGCTGGACAAACATTGAATCGTTTGACCGCGACATGCCCATCCGCTTCCTGCCAATCAAATGGGAGAAGCTGCTGTTGAAACTTGAAGCTGCACGAAAAGCCGGAATGGAAAACGCCATTACCTTTGAGTTTTCACACTTCATGAGTCCCAATTCCGCATATTTGCAAGCTGGTCACTTGTATCGTAGATACTGTGAGCATTTTAATATTTAAATTATTCACTAACCTAAAAATCATAATTAATGGAACAAATTAGATGGTGTATCAGGAGGCTTGTTGTGTCCTTGATCCTAACAGTCACATGTGTGGCAGCAAGCTATGCGCAAAATGTGATAACAGGAACAGTCAGCGACACGAACGGTGAGCCTTTGGTAGGAGTGTCTATCGTTGTGAAAGGAACGACGAGAGGACAGGTTACTAACATTGATGGACGATACCAAATTGAGGCTAAAGCCAATGACATACTGACTTTCGCAAGTGTCGGTATGGTATCGCAAGAAGTGAAGGTGGGCAATCGCAAGACGATTGACATTACGATGAAGGAGGATGTCGCCGCTTTAAGTGAGGTCGTAGTGGTGGGCTATGGCACACAAAAGCGAGGAAGCATTACGGGCGCTATCTCCACTGTATCTGACAAAGAGATACTAAAAGCACCGACCATGAGTATCAGTAATATCATCGGACCGCGCATCGCAGGTGTGGCAGCCGTGCAATCAAGCGGGCAGCCTGGTAGTGATAACGCTGCGCTCACCATGCGTGGACAAGGGGGTATCATCTACGTTATTGATGGTATTCGACGCACCTCAGCCGACTTTAATGGATTGGACCCGAATGAAATAGAATCGGTGTCTATCTTGAAAGACGCATCCGCCGTGTCTGTCTATGGTCTGGATGCCAACGGAGCGTTTATCGTAACCACGAAAAAAGGTAGCAAAAACAAGACGTCCATCTCCTACACGGGAGCTTTTGGAATTAGCGAGAACGCACAAAATCAGGTGTGGCTTGACGGCCCCGGGTACGCTTATTGGTACAACAAAGCACGCGAATTGCAGGGCGACGCCCCCGTCTTTACAGATGAAATGGTACAAAAGATGCGTGAAGGAGTTGACGGATGGGGTAACACCAACTGGTACAAAAAATTGTTTGGAACAGGAAACCGTATGCACCACAATGTGTCCGCATCGGGTGGAAACGACAAGGTGAAGTTTTTCGCATCGATGGGTTATTTGAAAGAAAACGGCAATATTGACAATTTCGATTATGACCGTCTGAATCTACGTTCAAACATTGACGCAAAGATAACCGACAATCTTACTTTTACGCTGGGCATTGCCGGGCGTATAGAGAAGCGCAATGCACCCAGATACTCAGCCAACCCAAACGATTGGCATAACATTCCACAGCAGATCATTAGGGCTATGCCATACGTTCCGGAAACTATGGAATATCAGGGAAAGACTTACGCCGTATCTACACCAACCGCTTCGTCACCAGTTGCCCCATTGGCATCCATCAATGAGTCAGGATACAGCAAGTCTAATCGCTCGTTTGTACAGACCAATTTCAGTCTGAAATATGATGCGCCTTGGCTGAAAGGCTTAAGTGTGAAGTTTCAAGGAGCTTACGATGCTAATTTCTATTTCAACAAAGTGCTAAGCAATCCTTTCGAGGTGATGCAGATGAGTCTGCCCACCTCCGCATCCAAGACGTTGAATTATTACAAGACTTACGATGCCCAAGGAAACAGCGTGTCACTGAGTGAGGCCGCCAGCAAGGGTTACAACTTTACCACACAAACCAGTGTGACATACGACAACAGGTTTGACAAGCACACCGTGGGCGTGTTGTTATTGGCCGAGACGCGCGAAAACAAGAGCAACGCCCTGAGTGCAACTGGTACAGGATTGGACTTCTTGCAGCTTGACGAGCTTAGCAAGATTACCAACTTGACCGGTGATGGCAAAGAAAAGATGCCTACGATTGGTGGTTATAGCGGATTTACGCGGGTGGCTGGATTTGTCGGTAGGCTCAATTACAACTATGATGACAAGTACTACTTGGAGGCTTCGGCACGTTATGATGGTAGCTACCTTTTTGGTGGCATGAACAACCGATGGGTGTTCTTACCCAGTTTGTCATTGGGTTGGCGTATCAATAACGAAAAATGGTTTGACGCAGACTGGGTGAACAACCTGAAACTGCGTGCAGGTGTTGGTAAAACAGGAACAAGTAGCGGATTGAACGCATTTCAATGGCGCAACGCGATGACATTGGTGAAAAACGCATTGGTGCTGGGAGGCGGAAGTCAGTCGATGATGTATGCCAGCGTTTTAGGAAATCCTGACCTACGATGGGCACAATGTATGAACTACAACCTCGGTGTAGACGCAACCTTATGGAATGGCCTTTTAGGCATCGAGTTTGACGTGTTCTATAAATATGAGTATGACAAAATTTCGTCTGTCGTGGGTGCGTTCCCACCATCACGAGGTGGATACTATCACAACTCAGCCAATATAAACAAAGCTGATTACAAGGGATTTGAGGTGGCTCTAACCCATCGCAACCACATTGGGAATTTTAATTATGGTGGAAAATTGATATGGTCGTACGCTTATGGACGTTGGCTGAAATACGCAGGCGATACTGACAATGCTCCTGAATACCAACGCATCACAGGTAAACAAATCGGTGCCAAATATGGTTTCATGGACGCAGGACTGTTCAAGGACGAGGCAGATATAGCCAATTCGCCGACTGTCGTTGGTTATAAAGCACTGCCGGGCTATATAAAATATGTGGACCGGAATGGAGATGGTGTGATAACCGCTGCCCAAGACCAAGGCTATGTAGGAAAAAGCTCAACCCCAACACACACAGGATCGTTCAACTTGTTTGGCGATTGGAAGGGATTCGACTTTGACTTGCTGTTCTCTTGGGGCTTGGACAATGTTGTGGCGTTGACTGGACTGTATAGTGGTTCGGGCATCCAAGACAACACGTCCTATACAAAGCCATTCTACCACGGTGGTAACTCACCAACTTATTTGGTAGAGAAATCGTGGACACCCGACAACCCCAACGCAGAGTTCCCGCGTCTTGAGATTTCAGGACCAAGCAATAACAACGGTTTCTCTTCCACGTTCTGGTATCGTTCGGGCAATTACATGCGGTTAAAGACAGCGCAAATTGGCTACAACTTCCCCAAGCAATGGCTAACTAACATAGGCATTGAGGGTGCAAGAATATATGTGGAAGGTTTCAACCTGTTGACATTCAGCAGTCTAACCAAATACAACATAGACCCTGAGTCTCCTTCTGTAAACAACGGTTACTACCCGCAACAGAGGACGTATACCATGGGAATAAAACTAACATTCTAAAAGATTTGACAGTATGAAAAATATATGTTTTAATATAGCGGTGGCATTTTGCGCAGTCTTGCCCTTGACATCGTGTAACGATTGGCTGGATGGCGTTACTCAAACAGCGACCGTAAGTGATGAGAT
Encoded proteins:
- a CDS encoding SusC/RagA family TonB-linked outer membrane protein yields the protein MEQIRWCIRRLVVSLILTVTCVAASYAQNVITGTVSDTNGEPLVGVSIVVKGTTRGQVTNIDGRYQIEAKANDILTFASVGMVSQEVKVGNRKTIDITMKEDVAALSEVVVVGYGTQKRGSITGAISTVSDKEILKAPTMSISNIIGPRIAGVAAVQSSGQPGSDNAALTMRGQGGIIYVIDGIRRTSADFNGLDPNEIESVSILKDASAVSVYGLDANGAFIVTTKKGSKNKTSISYTGAFGISENAQNQVWLDGPGYAYWYNKARELQGDAPVFTDEMVQKMREGVDGWGNTNWYKKLFGTGNRMHHNVSASGGNDKVKFFASMGYLKENGNIDNFDYDRLNLRSNIDAKITDNLTFTLGIAGRIEKRNAPRYSANPNDWHNIPQQIIRAMPYVPETMEYQGKTYAVSTPTASSPVAPLASINESGYSKSNRSFVQTNFSLKYDAPWLKGLSVKFQGAYDANFYFNKVLSNPFEVMQMSLPTSASKTLNYYKTYDAQGNSVSLSEAASKGYNFTTQTSVTYDNRFDKHTVGVLLLAETRENKSNALSATGTGLDFLQLDELSKITNLTGDGKEKMPTIGGYSGFTRVAGFVGRLNYNYDDKYYLEASARYDGSYLFGGMNNRWVFLPSLSLGWRINNEKWFDADWVNNLKLRAGVGKTGTSSGLNAFQWRNAMTLVKNALVLGGGSQSMMYASVLGNPDLRWAQCMNYNLGVDATLWNGLLGIEFDVFYKYEYDKISSVVGAFPPSRGGYYHNSANINKADYKGFEVALTHRNHIGNFNYGGKLIWSYAYGRWLKYAGDTDNAPEYQRITGKQIGAKYGFMDAGLFKDEADIANSPTVVGYKALPGYIKYVDRNGDGVITAAQDQGYVGKSSTPTHTGSFNLFGDWKGFDFDLLFSWGLDNVVALTGLYSGSGIQDNTSYTKPFYHGGNSPTYLVEKSWTPDNPNAEFPRLEISGPSNNNGFSSTFWYRSGNYMRLKTAQIGYNFPKQWLTNIGIEGARIYVEGFNLLTFSSLTKYNIDPESPSVNNGYYPQQRTYTMGIKLTF